The candidate division TA06 bacterium DNA window AGGTTACCCGTTCAACTCGGGTCAGGCGCACCATAAAACCACTTTAGTATGAACAGTATCACAACCATTTTAAAAACGGCGAGCATTCATCCCCGGCTGGGGGCCTGGCTCGTCTTTTTTGTTGTCGCCTCAGTCTATATGTTTACGGCGGCTCCCACCATCGGGTCGATCGATTCCGGAGAATTGTCCCTGGTCGTAAAAACATTAGGAATAGCCCATCCCACCGGATATCCCCTTTTTACCCTGCTGGGTAAGATATGGATCACCCTGATGTTTTGGGGCGATCTGGCTTACCGGCTGAATATTTTTTCCGGTTTGATAGGGGCCTGCGCCGCCGCCCTTTTATTCCTCACGCTCGGACAGTTGGGAATAAGGCCGGTATTGTCCCTGGCTGGAAGCCTGTTATGGGCCTTCTCGCCGGTGGTCTGGGATCAGGCTACGGTGATCGAGGTCTACGGACTGACATCATTATTAGGCATATTGCTGATCTGGTTGTCGCTGAGATACAAAAAAGAAAACGATTTCAGATTATTGTCTCTGATTGCTTTCATTGCCGGACTTGGTTGGGGAAACCACTTGAGCCATTTATGGTATTTGTCCGGAGTTCTGATAATAGTATTGAATAAATCCATTATCACCAATTGGAAAAGAATATTGTTACCGGTTGTCCTTTTTTTACTGGGCCTCTCGGTCTATCTGTATCTGCCGTTGCGCGCGATCAATGACCCTCTTATGAACTGGGGCGATCCTTCAAACTGGCCAAGGTTTTTGGGACATGTTACCGGACGCCAGTACCGGGTATGGATGCTCAATAATTCATTCCCGGAACTGTGGCACAACCTTGTTCGTTTTCTGAAAATCGCTGCCAACCAGCCCTGGATATTCATCAGTTGGCTGGCAGTTCCCGGCTTTATCTGGTTAGTTATAAGAAATAAGAGGGCGCTGGCGGCTTTAGCCGCAGTCATTCTGGCCTCGGTATTTTACGGAATAAACTACAGCATCCCTGATATCGCGGCTTATTTTTTGCCGGCCCTGGCCGCTCTGAGCATTGCTGCCGCTTTCGGATTGCAGGCATTATCTGAATTATTAACCGATAAAATAAACGCCAAGGGGTCCGCCATATATTGCTGGGCCGCACTGGCATTATCCTTAACAGTGCCCGCAGCTAACTGGCGGCAGGCCGACCGCAGCCGGGATCACTTTACTATCGAATTTGCCAATGATATCCTGGTGTCGGCCGGGTCCAACGCCGTGATCCTGACCGACAACTGGGACATCTACGCCCCGGTCCTATATCTGCAACATCAACAGGGGCTTCGTTCCGATTTAGCGCTGGTTGACAAAGAACTGCTGAGGCGCAGTTGGTATTATTCTTACTTGGAAAAGCAGTACCCGGAATTTTATGAATCCTGCCGGCCGGAGATAGAAGCCTTCTTGCCCCAGTTGTATCTCTTTGAGCACGGCCAGGCCTATGATCCGGCCGAGCTCCAGGACCGGTATCAGGATCTGCTGAATGCTCTGGCGCTCCGCAATTATTACGATATGCCGGCCTATCTGACTCGGGCTGACAGGAAAGGGGATTACTCCCAGCTGGCCCTTAATTATGAACGGGTGCCCGAAGGGCTTTTGTACCGCCTTAAGCTGCCTGGGATTGTGACCGGATTCGAGACCGACACGTTATTCTGTCAGACAACGAATGCCGTCGATACTCTGCAATTATCGGAGCGGGAAAGACTGCTTTACAAAACCTATCCCAACCTGCTTTATCAGCGGGGAATATATTTGGCTTGGAACATGCATTATACTGAAGCCCTGCAGTATTTCCAGAGGGCGCTAAGCTATGACGACAAACGCCCCTTGATTTATCTGGGGCTGGGAGGGGCGTACACCGGGTTGAACCGGGTGGAGGCGGCCTTGTCGGCCTTTAATAAGGTATTGGAGCTTGATTCGTCCAACCAGACGGCCCGGGAAAATATCGAACGACTAAAGATGTTCACTCCCGGCGGACCTAAAAGCTACAGGATGGAGATCAAGCAGTGACAGAATATGGTCTGGTGTTATTGTACTCCAGAGAAATATATCACTATCCAAAGTTTGATTGTAGAAGTCAGTAAAATGTTGCGCGCGCTTATGGTGAGTATCAAAAATGCCTAAACCCTATCGGCTATCAGCTAAGGACTTGGTTATGTTTGCCCGGGAAGCCCGGTCGAAGGCCTACGCTCCGTATTCCAAATTCAAAGTGGGCGCGGCTCTGCTGGCTAAAAACGGCCAGGTCTACCTTGGCTGCAACGTGGAAAACGCTTCCTTCGGTCTGACCTGCTGCGCCGAGCGCAACGCGGTATTCAAGGCCGTCTC harbors:
- a CDS encoding DUF2723 domain-containing protein, with the translated sequence MNSITTILKTASIHPRLGAWLVFFVVASVYMFTAAPTIGSIDSGELSLVVKTLGIAHPTGYPLFTLLGKIWITLMFWGDLAYRLNIFSGLIGACAAALLFLTLGQLGIRPVLSLAGSLLWAFSPVVWDQATVIEVYGLTSLLGILLIWLSLRYKKENDFRLLSLIAFIAGLGWGNHLSHLWYLSGVLIIVLNKSIITNWKRILLPVVLFLLGLSVYLYLPLRAINDPLMNWGDPSNWPRFLGHVTGRQYRVWMLNNSFPELWHNLVRFLKIAANQPWIFISWLAVPGFIWLVIRNKRALAALAAVILASVFYGINYSIPDIAAYFLPALAALSIAAAFGLQALSELLTDKINAKGSAIYCWAALALSLTVPAANWRQADRSRDHFTIEFANDILVSAGSNAVILTDNWDIYAPVLYLQHQQGLRSDLALVDKELLRRSWYYSYLEKQYPEFYESCRPEIEAFLPQLYLFEHGQAYDPAELQDRYQDLLNALALRNYYDMPAYLTRADRKGDYSQLALNYERVPEGLLYRLKLPGIVTGFETDTLFCQTTNAVDTLQLSERERLLYKTYPNLLYQRGIYLAWNMHYTEALQYFQRALSYDDKRPLIYLGLGGAYTGLNRVEAALSAFNKVLELDSSNQTARENIERLKMFTPGGPKSYRMEIKQ